A single region of the Rattus rattus isolate New Zealand chromosome 8, Rrattus_CSIRO_v1, whole genome shotgun sequence genome encodes:
- the Ulk3 gene encoding serine/threonine-protein kinase ULK3 produces MAGSGWGLPRLDGFILTERLGSGTYATVYKAYAKKATREVVAIKCVAKKSLNKASVENLLTEIEILKGIRHPHIVQLKDFQWDNDNIYLIMEFCAGGDLSRFIHTRRILPEKVARVFMQQLASALQFLHERNISHLDLKPQNILLSSLEKPHLKLADFGFAQHMSPWDEKHVLRGSPLYMAPEMVCRRQYDARVDLWSVGVILYEALFGQPPFASRSFSELEEKIRSNRVIELPLRPQLSLDCRDLLQRLLERDPSRRISFQDFFAHPWVDLEHMPSGESLAQATALVVEAVKKDQEGDAAAALLLYCKALDFFVPALHYEVDAQRKEAIKAKVGQYVSRAEELKAIVSSSNQALLRQGTTGQELLREMARDKPRLLAALEVASAAMAKEEEAGKEQDALDLYQHSLGELLLLLAAEAPGRRRELLHTEVQNLMARAEYLKEQIKIRESHWEAESLDKEGLSESVRSSCTLQ; encoded by the exons ATGGCTGGGTCCGGCTGGGGTCTCCCTCGGCTGGACGGTTTCATCCTTACCGAGCGCCTGGGCAGTGGCACGTACGCCACGGTGTACAAGGCCTACGCCAAG AAGGCTACTCGGGAAGTGGTAGCCATAAAATGCGTGGCCAAGAAAAGTCTCAACAAGGCGTCAGTGGAAAACCTCCTGACTGAGATTGAGATCCTCAAGGGCATTCGGCACCCCCATATCGTGCAGCTGAAAGACTTCCAG TGGGACAATGACAATATCTACCTCATCATGGAGTTCTGTGCAGGGGGTGACCTGTCTCGCTTCATCCATACCCGCAGGATCCTGCCTGAGAAGGTGGCCCGTGTTTTCATGCAGCAGTTGG CTAGTGCCCTGCAGTTCCTGCATGAACGAAACATCTCTCACTTGGATCTGAAGCCGCAGAACATCCTGCTGAGTTCTTTGGAGAAGCCCCACCTGAAACTGGCAG ACTTTGGCTTTGCCCAGCATATGTCCCCGTGGGATGAGAAACATGTGCTTCGCGGCTCCCCGCTCTACATGGCTCCTGAGATGGTGTGTCGGCGGCAGTATGACGCGCGTGTGGACCTCTGGTCTGTGGGGGTCATCCTGTACG AAGCCCTCTTTGGGCAGCCTCCCTTTGCCTCCAGATCGTTCTCAGAGCTAGAAGAGAAGATTCGCAGCAATCGGGTTATTGAG CTCCCTCTTCGGCCCCAACTCTCCCTAGACTGCCGGGACCTGTTGCAGCGACTTCTAGAGCGGGACCCCAGCCGTCGAATCTCCTTTCAGGACTTCTTTGCCCACCCCTGGGTGGACCTGGAGCACATGCCCAGTGGGGAGAGCCTGGCACAAGCA ACAGCCCTTGTGGTGGAGGCTGTGAAGAAGGACCAGGAGGGGGACGCTGCTGCTGCCCTGTTGCTCTACTGCAAGGCCCTGGACTTCTTTGTACCTGCACTACACT ACGAAGTGGATGCCCAGAGGAAAGAAGCGATTAAGGCGAAG GTGGGGCAGTATGTGTCCAGGGCAGAGGAGCTCAAAGCCATTGTCTCCTCCTCCAATCAGGCCCTGCTAAGGCAGGGCACAACTGGCCAAGAGCTGCTACGAG AGATGGCCCGTGACAAGCCACGCCTCCTAGCTGCCCTGGAAGTGGCCTCAGCTGCCATGGCCAAG GAGGAGGAAGCTGGCAAAGAGCAGGATGCCCTGGACCTGTACCAGCACAGCCTCGGGGAGCTGCTACTGCTGTTGGCAG CAGAAGCCCCAGGCCGAAGGCGGGAGCTCCTTCATACTGAG GTTCAGAACCTCATGGCTCGAGCTGAATACCTGAAGGAGCAGATCAAG ATCAGGGAATctcactgggaagcagagagtcTGGACAAAGAGGGGCTGTCGGAGTCTGTTCGTAGTT CTTGCACACTGCAGTGA